The Mycolicibacterium doricum genome includes a region encoding these proteins:
- a CDS encoding SDR family oxidoreductase, translated as MSKNPLRRLSDSLLLAGMRPSRAEQFLQPRASVELAGKRIVLTGASSGIGEAAAEKFARCGARVVVVARRQDLLDALVERITTAGGDATARACDLSDLDAVDALVTDVEAQLGGVDILVNNAGKSIRRPLAESLDRWHDVERTMTLNYYSPLRLIRGLAPGMIERGDGHIVNVATWGVFSEASPLFAVYNASKAALSAVSRVIETEWSTKGVHSTTLYYPLVKTPMIAPTRAYDGVPGLTATEAADWMIDAARNRPVRITPRMAVTARALDSLAPTWFNAVVKRQGLQPEA; from the coding sequence GTGAGCAAGAACCCGTTGCGCCGCTTGTCCGACAGCCTGCTGTTGGCCGGTATGCGGCCCTCGCGGGCCGAGCAGTTCCTGCAACCGCGCGCCTCTGTCGAACTCGCCGGCAAGCGCATCGTGCTGACGGGTGCCTCCTCGGGGATCGGTGAGGCCGCGGCCGAGAAGTTCGCCCGATGCGGTGCCAGGGTGGTGGTGGTCGCGCGCCGGCAGGATCTGCTCGACGCGCTCGTCGAACGGATCACCACTGCCGGCGGCGATGCCACAGCGCGGGCGTGCGATCTGTCCGACTTGGATGCCGTCGACGCGCTGGTGACCGACGTGGAGGCACAACTCGGCGGCGTCGACATCCTGGTCAACAACGCCGGCAAGTCGATTCGCCGCCCGCTGGCGGAATCGCTGGACCGCTGGCACGACGTGGAACGCACGATGACGCTGAACTACTACTCACCGCTGCGCTTGATCCGCGGACTCGCGCCGGGCATGATCGAGCGCGGCGACGGCCACATCGTGAATGTGGCGACCTGGGGCGTGTTCAGTGAGGCCTCCCCGCTGTTCGCCGTCTACAACGCCTCCAAAGCGGCGCTGTCGGCGGTGAGCCGCGTCATCGAGACCGAGTGGTCCACCAAAGGTGTGCACTCCACCACGCTGTACTACCCACTGGTCAAGACACCGATGATCGCGCCGACTCGGGCCTATGACGGTGTGCCGGGGCTGACCGCAACCGAAGCGGCCGATTGGATGATCGACGCGGCGCGTAACCGCCCGGTGCGCATCACGCCACGGATGGCGGTCACCGCTCGGGCGCTCGACTCGCTGGCGCCGACGTGGTTCAACGCCGTCGTCAAACGCCAGGGGCTGCAGCCGGAGGCCTGA
- a CDS encoding hemophore-related protein, whose translation MDWGIARPTGGTDTHEGDSTVERSSVLKPAMTLVATFGVALMGPTSGVAGAKPLDPVINTTCTYDQIVAALRIEAPDLASALDAHPEAQTKLREFVALSPEQRRARVDQRLNAHPEWRTTLEQKRATPQGQEKEQMLLRIADTCHNYA comes from the coding sequence GTGGACTGGGGAATCGCCCGCCCAACCGGCGGTACCGATACCCACGAAGGGGACAGCACCGTGGAACGTTCGTCAGTTCTCAAACCCGCCATGACGCTCGTCGCGACTTTTGGCGTCGCCCTCATGGGGCCGACTAGCGGTGTAGCCGGCGCCAAACCTCTCGATCCGGTCATCAACACCACGTGCACCTATGACCAGATCGTCGCGGCCCTCCGCATCGAGGCACCAGATCTGGCAAGCGCCTTGGATGCCCATCCCGAGGCCCAAACCAAACTGCGTGAGTTCGTTGCACTCTCGCCGGAGCAACGTCGAGCACGTGTCGACCAGCGCCTCAATGCCCATCCGGAGTGGCGCACCACCCTGGAACAGAAACGCGCCACACCTCAGGGGCAGGAGAAAGAACAAATGCTCCTGCGGATCGCCGATACCTGCCACAACTACGCGTGA
- the cynS gene encoding cyanase produces the protein MTRDEITADIVAARLAKQLTWQQLADAIDRPVMWTIAALLGQHPIPADSGTVLVDVLGLDQAAVPVLAASPVRGGLATAVPTDPTIYRFYEVLQVYGGAIKELIHEEFGDGIMSAINFSIDVQRKPHSAGDRVVVTLDGKFLPYDWTAAEG, from the coding sequence ATGACGCGGGACGAGATCACCGCCGACATCGTGGCGGCACGGCTGGCGAAACAGTTGACCTGGCAACAACTCGCCGACGCCATCGACCGGCCGGTGATGTGGACCATCGCCGCCCTGCTCGGCCAGCATCCGATTCCGGCCGACAGCGGCACGGTGCTCGTCGACGTGCTCGGTCTGGACCAGGCCGCCGTTCCGGTGCTGGCGGCGTCCCCCGTGCGCGGTGGCCTCGCGACCGCGGTGCCGACTGATCCGACCATCTACCGTTTCTACGAAGTGCTCCAGGTGTACGGCGGTGCCATCAAGGAACTCATCCACGAGGAGTTCGGCGACGGCATCATGAGCGCGATCAACTTCAGCATCGACGTGCAGCGCAAACCGCATTCCGCCGGTGACCGCGTGGTCGTCACACTCGACGGCAAGTTCCTGCCCTACGACTGGACGGCCGCCGAAGGCTGA
- the menE gene encoding o-succinylbenzoate--CoA ligase has product MLPVIEDVLNGRGPALLPIPADETGHRALLSEALLAGAPIDDDVAVVVPTSGTTGTPKGAMLSAAALTASAHATHARLGGPGRWLLALPAHHIAGLQVLVRSVVAGERPVAMPASFEPSDLVSAAAGMGTGRRYVSLVSVQLDKALRDPAATTALTTFDAVLVGGGPMPAGLDEQAAAAGVSVVRTYGMSETAGGCVYDGVPLDGVQVRLEGSRVLLGGATLAKGYRNPVSPDPFAKPGWFRTNDVGALERGVLRVLGRVDDAISTGGLTVMPPLVEAVLSRHPAVVDCAVFGVADERLGQRVVAAIVLAPGASAPTADELRVHVAADLDATAAPREVHVVEEVPRRGIGKVDRRALSAQFS; this is encoded by the coding sequence GTGCTCCCGGTCATCGAGGACGTGCTGAACGGCCGGGGCCCGGCGTTGCTGCCCATCCCGGCCGACGAGACCGGCCACCGCGCGCTGCTGAGCGAGGCGCTGCTGGCCGGTGCGCCGATCGACGACGACGTCGCCGTGGTGGTGCCGACCTCGGGCACCACCGGCACCCCGAAGGGCGCAATGCTGTCCGCCGCGGCGTTGACCGCTAGCGCGCACGCCACCCATGCCCGGCTGGGTGGGCCGGGTCGGTGGCTGCTCGCCCTTCCCGCCCATCACATCGCCGGGCTGCAGGTCCTGGTGCGCAGTGTCGTTGCCGGTGAGCGGCCGGTAGCCATGCCGGCGAGTTTCGAGCCGTCGGATCTGGTGTCGGCGGCGGCGGGTATGGGTACGGGACGGCGATACGTGTCGCTGGTGAGCGTCCAGCTGGACAAGGCGCTGCGCGATCCGGCGGCCACCACAGCGCTCACCACGTTCGACGCGGTGCTGGTCGGCGGGGGGCCGATGCCCGCAGGCCTGGACGAGCAGGCCGCTGCGGCCGGGGTTTCGGTGGTCCGGACGTACGGTATGAGTGAAACCGCCGGCGGATGCGTCTACGACGGGGTGCCGCTGGACGGGGTGCAGGTGCGTCTCGAGGGGTCCCGGGTCCTGCTCGGCGGGGCGACGCTGGCCAAGGGTTACCGCAACCCCGTGTCGCCGGACCCCTTCGCCAAGCCGGGCTGGTTCCGCACCAACGACGTCGGTGCGCTGGAGCGCGGGGTGCTGCGGGTGTTGGGCCGTGTCGACGACGCGATCAGCACCGGGGGACTTACCGTGATGCCCCCTCTCGTCGAGGCGGTGCTGTCGCGCCACCCGGCGGTCGTCGACTGCGCGGTCTTCGGGGTGGCCGACGAGCGGTTGGGGCAGCGGGTGGTGGCCGCGATCGTCCTCGCACCGGGTGCGTCGGCGCCGACGGCGGATGAGTTACGGGTGCACGTCGCGGCCGACTTGGACGCCACCGCGGCACCGCGTGAGGTGCACGTGGTGGAGGAGGTGCCGCGCAGGGGGATCGGCAAGGTGGACCGCCGCGCGCTGAGCGCGCAATTCAGCTAA
- a CDS encoding VOC family protein: protein MEILASRMLFRPADYERSLRFYRDGLGLAIAREYGAGTVFYAGQSLIELAAHGGPDAGGTLWLQVRDLHAVQDELRGRGVEIARQARQEPWGLHEMHVTDPDGVTLIFVQVPDDHPLRRDTRG from the coding sequence ATGGAGATCCTGGCCAGCCGGATGCTGTTCCGGCCGGCGGACTATGAACGGTCGCTGCGCTTCTACCGTGACGGACTCGGGCTCGCCATCGCCCGCGAGTACGGCGCAGGCACCGTGTTCTACGCCGGTCAATCACTGATCGAACTTGCCGCTCATGGCGGCCCCGACGCCGGCGGCACCCTGTGGCTGCAGGTACGCGACCTCCACGCCGTGCAGGACGAGTTGCGCGGCCGCGGCGTCGAGATCGCCAGGCAGGCCCGCCAGGAGCCGTGGGGACTGCACGAGATGCACGTGACCGATCCCGACGGCGTCACGCTGATCTTCGTGCAGGTGCCCGACGACCATCCGCTGCGCCGCGACACCCGCGGCTGA
- a CDS encoding universal stress protein: MSSSERPHGIVVGADGSAAGNVAVDWAARSAVRRGVPLTLVHVIAPKDVRMWIEVPAPQEYLRWQAERSTRVMDEAMAIAERAAGNRKLTVVKQVIPGDAKATLIDMSKDAGLVVVGSRRLGALGRRLLGSVSTAVVHHAHCPVAVIHDEDPLMDHPDQAPVVVGVDGSAASDNAIAIAFDEASRRGVDLVAVHAWNDVDYEFPDIKWVDYTERGERIIGECLAGYCETYPDVSVHKVLVRDRPAHQLLQQAEAAQLLVVGSRGRGGFEGMLLGSVSSEVVQSARMPVIVARGG; this comes from the coding sequence ATGTCCTCGTCGGAAAGACCTCATGGAATCGTCGTGGGTGCCGACGGGTCGGCGGCCGGCAACGTCGCCGTGGACTGGGCGGCGCGCAGCGCCGTCCGTCGGGGGGTGCCGCTCACACTCGTCCACGTCATCGCGCCCAAGGACGTCCGGATGTGGATCGAGGTGCCGGCTCCGCAGGAGTACCTGCGCTGGCAGGCCGAACGCAGTACGCGGGTGATGGACGAGGCCATGGCGATCGCCGAGCGGGCCGCCGGCAACCGGAAGCTCACCGTGGTCAAACAGGTCATCCCAGGCGACGCGAAGGCCACGCTGATCGACATGTCGAAGGACGCCGGCCTGGTCGTGGTCGGTAGCCGCCGCCTCGGCGCCCTGGGCAGGCGGCTACTCGGTTCGGTGAGCACTGCCGTGGTGCACCATGCCCACTGTCCGGTCGCGGTGATCCACGATGAGGATCCGCTGATGGACCACCCGGACCAGGCGCCGGTCGTGGTCGGCGTCGACGGCTCCGCCGCCTCCGACAATGCGATCGCGATCGCCTTCGACGAGGCATCCCGACGCGGTGTCGATCTGGTCGCCGTGCACGCCTGGAACGATGTCGACTACGAGTTCCCGGACATCAAGTGGGTTGACTACACCGAACGCGGCGAGCGCATCATCGGCGAGTGTCTTGCCGGCTACTGCGAGACCTATCCCGACGTCTCGGTGCACAAGGTGCTCGTGCGTGACCGCCCGGCGCACCAGCTGCTACAGCAGGCAGAAGCGGCGCAGTTGCTCGTCGTCGGGAGCCGCGGCCGGGGCGGTTTCGAGGGCATGCTACTCGGCTCGGTCAGCTCCGAGGTGGTGCAATCCGCCCGCATGCCGGTGATCGTCGCCCGCGGCGGTTGA
- a CDS encoding response regulator transcription factor: protein MRVLVVEDETLLADAIASGLRRHAMAVDVVYDGASALERATVNDYDVIVLDRDLPVVSGDSVCTSLVESGAATRILMLTAATAIADRVNGLGLGADDYLTKPFAFAELTARVQALARRSRPAVPPVLERSGIRLDPHRRTVERDHRPVPLSPKEFAVLAELLRAEGGIVSAEQLLEKAWDEHIDPFTGVVRYTIMMLRRKLGEPPVIETEPGVGYRIP from the coding sequence ATGCGCGTTCTGGTGGTGGAAGACGAAACGTTGTTGGCCGATGCGATCGCCTCGGGGCTGCGCCGCCACGCTATGGCCGTGGATGTGGTTTATGACGGCGCGTCGGCGCTGGAGCGTGCCACTGTCAACGATTACGACGTGATCGTGTTGGATCGCGACTTACCGGTGGTCTCTGGGGACTCGGTGTGCACATCGCTGGTCGAAAGCGGCGCGGCGACACGGATTTTGATGCTCACCGCTGCCACCGCCATCGCTGATCGAGTCAACGGGTTGGGCCTCGGTGCCGACGACTACCTCACCAAGCCCTTTGCCTTCGCGGAACTGACCGCCCGGGTGCAGGCATTGGCGCGGCGTTCCCGGCCGGCGGTGCCCCCGGTACTGGAGCGGAGCGGGATTCGGCTGGACCCTCATCGCCGGACTGTGGAACGCGACCATCGCCCCGTGCCGCTGTCACCCAAGGAGTTCGCTGTGCTGGCCGAACTCCTGCGCGCCGAGGGAGGGATCGTGTCTGCAGAGCAACTCCTGGAGAAAGCGTGGGACGAGCACATCGATCCATTCACCGGAGTGGTCCGCTACACGATCATGATGCTGCGGCGGAAGTTGGGAGAACCTCCGGTGATCGAAACCGAACCGGGTGTGGGCTACCGCATCCCATGA
- a CDS encoding formate/nitrite transporter family protein yields MSYVDPAQFVTKMIDAGEAKAFMSTRDTVIRAYMAGAILALAAAFAVTVTVQTGNALVGALLFPVGFCLLYLLGFDLLTGVFTLVPLALLDKRRGVTMRGLLRNWGLVFVGNFAGALTVAFMMAIIFTYGFSVDPNEVGQRLGEIGQSRTVGYAQYGAAGMLTLFIRGVLCNWMVSTGVVAAMMSTSVSGKVIGMWMPIIVFFYMGFEHSVVNMFLFPSGLMLGGDFSVMDYLLWNEIPTVIGNLVGGLAFVGLTLYATHARTGSEWNRPAEPEQFTLPVEART; encoded by the coding sequence ATGTCCTATGTGGATCCAGCGCAGTTCGTCACGAAGATGATCGACGCCGGGGAGGCCAAGGCCTTCATGTCGACGCGCGACACCGTGATCCGCGCCTACATGGCCGGGGCGATCCTCGCGCTGGCCGCGGCGTTCGCGGTCACCGTCACCGTGCAGACAGGTAACGCGCTCGTCGGCGCCCTGCTGTTCCCGGTCGGGTTCTGCCTGCTGTACCTGCTCGGGTTCGATTTGCTGACCGGTGTTTTCACGCTCGTCCCGCTCGCCCTTCTCGACAAGCGGCGAGGTGTGACCATGCGGGGGCTGCTGCGCAACTGGGGACTGGTGTTCGTCGGCAACTTCGCCGGCGCGCTCACCGTCGCCTTCATGATGGCGATCATCTTCACCTACGGATTCTCGGTCGATCCGAACGAGGTCGGTCAGAGGCTGGGCGAGATCGGCCAAAGCCGCACCGTCGGGTACGCCCAGTACGGAGCCGCAGGCATGCTCACGTTGTTCATCCGGGGTGTGCTGTGCAACTGGATGGTGTCCACCGGTGTGGTGGCGGCGATGATGTCGACCTCGGTGTCGGGCAAGGTGATCGGGATGTGGATGCCGATCATCGTGTTCTTCTACATGGGGTTCGAGCACTCGGTGGTCAACATGTTCCTGTTCCCGTCCGGTCTGATGCTCGGCGGTGACTTCTCGGTCATGGACTACCTGCTGTGGAACGAGATCCCCACGGTCATCGGCAATCTCGTCGGCGGCCTGGCCTTCGTCGGGTTGACGCTCTACGCCACCCACGCTCGCACCGGCTCAGAATGGAACCGGCCGGCCGAACCCGAGCAGTTCACGCTCCCGGTGGAGGCTCGGACATGA
- a CDS encoding 1,4-dihydroxy-2-naphthoyl-CoA synthase has protein sequence MSDNPFDPSVWQPVPGFDLTDITYHRHVVDGAPQPTVRVAFNRPEVRNAFRPHTVDELYGVLDHARMSSDVGVVLLTGNGPSAKDGGWAFCSGGDQRIRGRTGYQYAAGETAESVDPARAGRLHILEVQRLIRFMPKVVICLVNGWAAGGGHSLHVTCDLTLASRQHARFKQTDADVGSFDGGFGSAYLARQTGQKFAREIFFLGRAYDAEQMLAMGAVNAVVDHADLESEALQWAAEINGKSPQAVRMLKFSFNLVDDGLVGQQVFAGEATRLAYMTDEAVEGRDAFLEKRDPDWSAFPRYF, from the coding sequence ATGAGCGACAACCCGTTCGACCCGTCGGTCTGGCAGCCGGTGCCCGGGTTCGACCTGACCGACATCACCTATCACCGCCACGTCGTCGACGGTGCCCCGCAGCCGACGGTTCGGGTCGCCTTCAACCGGCCCGAGGTGCGCAACGCCTTCCGTCCGCATACCGTCGACGAACTGTACGGGGTGCTCGACCATGCTCGGATGTCGTCGGACGTGGGGGTGGTGCTGCTCACCGGCAACGGCCCGTCCGCCAAGGACGGCGGCTGGGCGTTCTGCTCCGGGGGCGACCAGCGCATCCGCGGGCGCACCGGCTATCAGTACGCCGCTGGGGAAACCGCCGAGTCGGTCGACCCGGCACGGGCGGGCCGGTTGCACATCCTCGAGGTGCAGCGGCTGATCCGGTTCATGCCGAAGGTGGTGATCTGCCTGGTGAACGGGTGGGCGGCCGGCGGTGGGCACAGCCTGCATGTCACCTGCGACCTCACGCTCGCCAGCCGTCAACACGCCCGGTTCAAGCAGACCGACGCCGACGTCGGCAGCTTCGACGGTGGATTCGGCAGCGCGTACCTCGCCCGCCAGACAGGCCAGAAATTCGCCAGGGAGATCTTCTTCCTCGGCCGCGCCTACGACGCCGAGCAGATGCTCGCCATGGGCGCGGTCAATGCCGTCGTCGACCACGCCGACCTGGAATCCGAGGCGCTGCAGTGGGCGGCCGAGATCAACGGCAAGTCCCCGCAGGCGGTGCGGATGCTGAAGTTCTCGTTCAACCTCGTCGACGACGGGTTGGTCGGTCAGCAGGTGTTCGCCGGCGAGGCGACGAGGCTGGCGTACATGACCGACGAGGCTGTCGAGGGCCGCGACGCGTTCCTGGAGAAGCGCGACCCGGACTGGTCGGCGTTCCCGCGCTACTTCTGA
- a CDS encoding sensor histidine kinase, whose product MQEAVSRFLDDRGQGSHPIADRIFAAVTEQAAQERTETLRNLLVRSVVTLVAVGIAAAGLGWLLAGRALRPLQQITATARRVADRSLHERIALDGPFDEIKDLADTFDAMLERLDRAFDGQRRFVANASHELRTPLAINRTLIEVALDDPDTPESTRQLGATLLGVNARNERLIDGLLVLASSQHQLDLRPGVDLADIVRRAIDTASPLAERFGVKITSQLDPVSVTGDPTLLERIAHNLIDNAVRYNLPEHGWLQVTVGASGSSARLIVENTGPVIAPEDVDGLFEPFRRLATSERLTDPKHGAAGRGAGLGLSITRSVVQSHHGDVEAIAHGTGGLTVTVTIPLSR is encoded by the coding sequence GTGCAGGAGGCGGTCAGCCGGTTCCTTGACGATCGGGGGCAAGGCAGCCATCCGATCGCCGACCGGATCTTTGCCGCGGTGACCGAGCAGGCTGCCCAGGAACGCACCGAAACCCTGCGAAATTTGCTGGTGCGTTCCGTGGTCACCCTCGTCGCCGTGGGCATCGCGGCCGCCGGCCTGGGCTGGCTGCTGGCAGGAAGGGCGCTGCGTCCCCTGCAACAGATCACCGCAACCGCTCGCCGCGTGGCAGACCGCAGCCTGCATGAGCGCATCGCACTGGACGGTCCCTTCGACGAGATCAAGGATCTCGCCGACACGTTCGACGCGATGCTGGAGCGACTCGATCGTGCCTTCGACGGTCAACGGCGGTTCGTCGCCAACGCCTCCCATGAGTTGCGTACACCGCTGGCGATCAACCGCACCCTGATCGAAGTCGCGCTCGACGATCCGGACACACCTGAATCCACTCGGCAACTCGGGGCGACCCTGTTGGGAGTCAATGCTCGCAACGAGCGACTCATCGATGGGTTGCTGGTGCTGGCCAGCAGCCAGCACCAGCTGGACTTGAGGCCAGGCGTTGACCTCGCTGACATCGTTCGGCGGGCCATCGACACCGCATCACCGCTCGCCGAGCGTTTCGGCGTCAAGATCACCTCACAGCTTGATCCGGTAAGCGTGACCGGCGATCCGACGCTGCTCGAACGTATCGCTCACAACCTCATCGACAACGCGGTGCGCTACAACCTCCCCGAGCACGGCTGGTTGCAAGTCACCGTCGGCGCAAGCGGGTCGTCGGCGCGCCTGATCGTCGAGAACACCGGACCGGTCATTGCACCCGAGGACGTCGATGGTCTTTTCGAGCCGTTTCGCCGTCTCGCCACCTCCGAACGTCTCACCGACCCCAAGCATGGAGCGGCGGGCCGAGGCGCCGGACTTGGCCTGTCGATCACACGTTCAGTCGTCCAGAGCCATCACGGCGACGTGGAAGCGATTGCCCATGGGACGGGCGGGCTGACCGTCACCGTCACAATCCCCCTCTCCCGCTAG